From Heteronotia binoei isolate CCM8104 ecotype False Entrance Well chromosome 3, APGP_CSIRO_Hbin_v1, whole genome shotgun sequence, a single genomic window includes:
- the LOC132568900 gene encoding protein-lysine methyltransferase METTL21E-like codes for MESKLSQHKHFESDELSRMPEKEKGQNGDEQIVAEIMGRRFSPSLITTRAWEKFHFVGHEIEITEATDSYGAVVWPSALVLCHFLETNVNSCSMDDKNVIEIGAGTGLVSIVASFLGAHVTATDLPELLGNLQYNVFRNTKMRCKHQPQVKELFWGVDLEEKFPKSFCQFDYILAADVVYHHPYLDELLLTFDHLCNDNTVILWAMRFRQERENQFVDRFQKLFDLEVISDFPSLNITLFKAKRKHRVKWSPVGC; via the exons GACAAAATGGAGATGAGCAGATAGTTGCAGAAATCATGGGAAGACGTTTCTCTCCTTCACTGATAACCACCCGAGCCTGGGAAAAATTCCATTTTGTTGGACATGAGATAGAGATTACAGAAGCTACTGACAGTTACGGAGCTGTGGTCTGGCCTTCA gctcttgtTCTGTGCCACTTTTTGGAAACAAATGTGAACTCATGTAGCATGGACGATAAAAATGTCATTGAAATTGGAGCGGGGACAGGTCTGGTCTCGATAGTAGCTAGTTTCCTTG GTGCCCACGTGACTGCCACTGACCTGCCCGAACTGTTAGGAAACCTTCAGTACAATGTTTTCAGAAACACAAAGATGCGATGCAAACATCAGCCCCAGGTGAAAGAACTGTTTTGGGGGGTTGACCTGGAAGAGAAGTTCCCCAAGTCTTTTTGCCAGTTTGACTACATCTTGGCTGCCGACGTCGTCTATCACCACCCTTACCTAGATGAGCTCCTGCTCACCTTTGACCACTTGTGTAATGACAACACTGTCATCCTCTGGGCCATGCGGTTTAGGCAGGAGAGAGAAAACCAGTTTGTGGACAGATTCCAGAAGCtatttgacctggaagtgatttcTGACTTTCCCAGTTTAAATATAACCCTGTTTAAGGCAAAGAGAAAACACAGAGTGAAATGGTCTCCAGTTGGTTGTTAA